In the genome of Chryseobacterium arthrosphaerae, one region contains:
- a CDS encoding sensor histidine kinase → MTYFTENYFLDSTQLVISIILNTIFNVGIYYLVYYYLVPRFYLSNKYPEFILYALILFLGSSLFRILWEPAVFQIDFTEKGYHVGFLYNVYISQGIIILVGAFLGITKDKFLIEQDVISLGEEKDQLYLDLLKSKLNPHFLLNTLNNIYANSFTHSEKTSDSILQLSKLLKYIIYDSGKEKVTVSQEFSSLKALAALYQLKYNNQLDIVMDLEDQEEFEIAEIPSAILLTLFENALKHSAIGEDDHGFIKLFCTIERSELYFEIINSVGKNRIRGAESDYHGLGNEAIIHILERFYPDQYEFYSGPKENDQYKIALTITING, encoded by the coding sequence TATCTGGTGTACTATTATCTGGTTCCCCGTTTCTATTTATCTAATAAGTACCCTGAGTTTATCCTCTATGCTTTAATACTTTTTTTAGGGTCCAGTCTTTTCAGGATTCTGTGGGAGCCAGCAGTTTTTCAGATAGATTTCACCGAAAAAGGGTATCATGTAGGTTTTCTTTATAATGTATACATCTCGCAGGGGATTATCATTCTGGTGGGCGCTTTTTTGGGGATTACCAAAGACAAATTTCTTATAGAACAGGATGTGATCAGCCTTGGAGAAGAAAAAGACCAGCTTTATCTCGATTTGCTGAAGTCTAAACTGAATCCACATTTTTTGCTGAATACCCTGAATAATATATATGCTAACAGTTTTACCCATTCTGAGAAAACATCGGATTCTATTTTGCAGTTGAGCAAACTTCTGAAATATATTATTTATGACAGCGGAAAAGAAAAAGTAACGGTTTCCCAGGAATTTTCTTCCCTGAAAGCGCTTGCGGCTTTATACCAGCTTAAATACAATAACCAGCTTGATATTGTCATGGATCTTGAAGATCAGGAAGAATTTGAGATTGCTGAAATCCCGTCTGCAATACTTCTTACCTTATTTGAAAATGCCCTGAAACATTCAGCAATAGGAGAGGATGATCATGGTTTTATAAAATTATTCTGTACTATTGAGCGCTCTGAACTGTATTTTGAAATTATAAATTCTGTAGGGAAAAACAGAATACGTGGAGCTGAATCTGATTATCACGGATTGGGTAATGAAGCAATTATTCATATATTGGAAAGATTTTATCCTGACCAGTATGAATTTTATTCCGGACCGAAAGAAAATGATCAGTATAAAATTGCTTTAACAATTACTATCAATGGCTAA